The Bacillus sp. F19 DNA segment TTGGCAAAATTTTGGGCGGCCAAACCATGACATCACCCTGAGACTTCACGGCCGTCATCAGCATCCAAATATATGGACCTAAAAACACGAATAAGACAAACGTCAGCAAAAAATACAGGATGAAGTTTTTCAGAATTTTTGACTTTTTCATCGTATTTAGTCCTTTCCGGAAGATAGCTTTAATTGAAGCCAAGTCACTGCAAGCAAGAATGGGAATAGGACAAGTGACAGTGCAGCTCCATAGCCAACATAGTTAAATTCAAACGACTGCTGCCAAATATGTTTAATGACAACCATCGTGCTGTCCATTGGTCCGCCATTTGTCAAAATATCCACAACCGCTACGACCTGGAACGATCCAATGACAGACATAACCATGGTGTAAACTAATATATGGGTGATCGATGGCAGTGTAATATGTATAAACTGCTTCCAGGAATTAGCTCCATCAATCCTCGCTGCTTCATATAAAGATTGAGGTACTGCCTGAAGGGCTGCCAAGAAAATCGGGATATTATAAGCTGTGCCTCTCCATGCTCCAATCAGAATCAGAATGATCATCGCTGTAGTCGGCTGCAAAAGCCATGCCGGCGGTGTTTCGACTCCTGCTATCTTCAATAAATAGTTAAGGATGCCCAGGTTGTTATCAAAAATCCACAAAAAGATCATGGCTGTAATAACCTCAGAGGTGATCGTCGGCAGAAAATAAAACACTTTAAAAAATCGTAAGCCTCTAAGCTTTCTATTTAAAAGCACAGCAACAGCAATCGCGCCGCCCAGCCCTAAAAACATGGAGCCGGCTGTATAAACAATTGTATTTCCGAGACTCTTAATGAAAAGCTTGTCTTGAAGCATTTGTGAAAAGTTCTTCAAGCCAGTAAACACAGCGGGATTCGGCAGGCTATAATCATGAAAGCTCAGCCAAATTAAATAGAGAATAGGCGCTATGGAGAAAATAAATAAGAAACTAAGTGCAGGTAAAACAAAAAGATAAGACCCGATATAATCTTTCAACTTATGAAACTCTTTTTTGGTTTTGATTTCAGTATTTATTTGAGAAGCCATTTCTGTTTTCATTATGATCACTCCCTTTAAAGGAAAAGGGCATGCCTTCACATACCCTTTCAAAATCAACCATTCGATTCCAATGTCTATTTAGCTGAATTCACAGCTTTTTCGGCAATTCCCTGTGCTTCGTCCAGTGCTTTTTGCGGATCAGCTCCGTCAAACACAGCACGCAGAGCTTTACCCCATGCATCATTTGCTTCTGGGTACGCTTCCAATTTATACGGTACAGCATCTTGTAAGGTCTCTACATATGGCTCCAATAATGGATCGCTGTACATTTCATCTTCATATAAGTGTGTTTTCACTGGATGACGGCCTTGCTCTTTTGCTAAACGAATTCCGTATTTGTCCGAAACAAACCATTTCATCAGCTCAAAGGAAGCGACTTTGTTTTTAGATCCTTTTGGAACAAACAAGCTGCCCCCTCCCAATACAGAACCATTTCCATCACCAGGAAGCGGAGCTGTTGCAAGATCTTTATAGGAATCAGGAAACTCATTTTTGATTCTTGCGATATCCCAAGGTCCAGAAATGAAGGAAACAGCTCTTCCTGTTCCAAACATCGCTACAGGATGATCGGTTTGTCTTTCTTGCGGCGGAGGAACAGGAGATGATTTATCAACTGTTGCTAAGCCTGTATATTTCGCCATCGTTTCAACAATCTTTGGATCATTCAGATTTGCTGTCACCTTGTCCCCATCAAACTTCAGCGTGTTCGTTCCTGCTGCAATGACATTTCCAAAGAAACTCCATCCGCTCGCACTCGTCACGATTCCATATCTGGATCCATCTTTCTTCGTCAGCTTCTTTGATACAGCCACTAGCTCATCAAGCGTTTTAGGCGCTTCTTTGATGCCATTCTCTTCAAAAACCTTCTTGTTATACAAGTAGATTGTAGTATTTATATCAATCGGCATTCCGTATTTAACACCTTCCCAGGTCGTATCCTCAATACCGCCTGGAACAAACTTATCCTCTTCGCCCCACTCTTCCCACAGATCATCAACCGGTTCAGCAAGACCCTGTGCACCCATTGCAAAGGCATGGGCATGAGCCATATCAGGAACCGCTCCACTGGAAACCGCAAGCTTCACTTTATTGCTCATATCTCCCCATTCAATCCCAACCGTTTTAATTGAAATGTTCGGATAGACTTCCTTAAATTCCTTGATCGCATCTTGAATTGGAGCAGTATTGGCATAGTCAGCTGCAAGCCAAATTTCCAAATCTGTTTTGCCTAATTCTCCAACCTTTTCATTAAACTCCGGCAAGCCTTCTGCCGCTAAATCACGATCCGGCGCCTTTACAGGTTCCGTTTTCCCGCCCGAGCTGCCCGTGCTCGATTGACAGCCTGATAAAACAAGAAAAACAGCAAGTACTAAAAATAGCCATTTCTTCATCATAATCCCCCTGTTAATCGTTGTTAATTAAATGTAAACCCTTACAATTAAGTATGTAGAATCTTGATAGATTCCAGGGTTCCCCTCCTTTCATGCTTCATCCATTACGCTTCTTGATGATTCATATCTTGACAAGAATCGCGAATAACCAGCTTTGCAGGAATCGTTCTGATTCTTGGTACAAGCTGTTTGTTCAGCATATTAATCAGAACCTCAGCCGCTTCCTCCCCCAACTTCTCAGGAAACAGCTCGACACTCGTTAAGTTAGGAGTCGTCTCTAGAGCCAGGGTTTCATTATTGCTCAAAGCAATCAGGGAAAGATCTCCCGGAATATCCACTTCCATTTCCCTTGCGGCTCTCATCACCCCAAGTGCAACACGATCCGAATCCGCAATGACCGCTG contains these protein-coding regions:
- a CDS encoding sugar ABC transporter permease, whose amino-acid sequence is MKTEMASQINTEIKTKKEFHKLKDYIGSYLFVLPALSFLFIFSIAPILYLIWLSFHDYSLPNPAVFTGLKNFSQMLQDKLFIKSLGNTIVYTAGSMFLGLGGAIAVAVLLNRKLRGLRFFKVFYFLPTITSEVITAMIFLWIFDNNLGILNYLLKIAGVETPPAWLLQPTTAMIILILIGAWRGTAYNIPIFLAALQAVPQSLYEAARIDGANSWKQFIHITLPSITHILVYTMVMSVIGSFQVVAVVDILTNGGPMDSTMVVIKHIWQQSFEFNYVGYGAALSLVLFPFLLAVTWLQLKLSSGKD
- a CDS encoding extracellular solute-binding protein, which encodes MKKWLFLVLAVFLVLSGCQSSTGSSGGKTEPVKAPDRDLAAEGLPEFNEKVGELGKTDLEIWLAADYANTAPIQDAIKEFKEVYPNISIKTVGIEWGDMSNKVKLAVSSGAVPDMAHAHAFAMGAQGLAEPVDDLWEEWGEEDKFVPGGIEDTTWEGVKYGMPIDINTTIYLYNKKVFEENGIKEAPKTLDELVAVSKKLTKKDGSRYGIVTSASGWSFFGNVIAAGTNTLKFDGDKVTANLNDPKIVETMAKYTGLATVDKSSPVPPPQERQTDHPVAMFGTGRAVSFISGPWDIARIKNEFPDSYKDLATAPLPGDGNGSVLGGGSLFVPKGSKNKVASFELMKWFVSDKYGIRLAKEQGRHPVKTHLYEDEMYSDPLLEPYVETLQDAVPYKLEAYPEANDAWGKALRAVFDGADPQKALDEAQGIAEKAVNSAK